A single Cyclopterus lumpus isolate fCycLum1 chromosome 1, fCycLum1.pri, whole genome shotgun sequence DNA region contains:
- the ctnnd1 gene encoding catenin delta-1 isoform X6 produces the protein MEPGQVVQETYTVEEDPQEAPPVVSVETGEDGTTRRTETTVKKVVKTTTTRTVIPSVSDTLSLDGGGSVTGMGGYPAPMVYRQGPSVGVPMDYPTHTVPRNYQYGPPVAYDDYRTGPPSETYTSLSRGARMDDRYRPVHQDGYRTLDPSYRAPSRNQLDPYAAQPQVGRMGSAMELSSMTRFIPEPYGLEDDQRSMGYDEPDYGMGHPMHYSTMPHNHNAFPHGPPRRTGSYEGTLDGDMSGPGDMYFWGGAPLAQGERGSMASLDSTLRKGPGPGPSGWRQPELPEVIAMLNYRLDPVRSNAAAFLQHLTYKNDKVKCDVRRLKGIPALVCMLDNPNKEVHYAACGALKNISYGKDQDNKIAIKNCDGVPALVRLLRKTRDQDLTDTITGTLWNLSSHDSVKMEIVDHALHALSDEVMVPHSGWERGTNGAGGEENCKPRHLEWETSLTNTAGCLRNVSSERSEARRKLRECTGLVDSLMYIVQSQIDFKEVDNKLIENSVCLLRNLSYQVHREIPGCERYQEAAPLNQGPAPSSQKGGCFSSRKSKDEWFSKGRKDEDAAADIIDIPKRTTPAKGYELLYQPEVVRIYTSLLKESKNPTVLEASAGAVQNLCAGRWTYGRYIRALLRQEKGLPMMTELLAHGNDRVVRAMSGALRNMAIDARNRDLLGKHAVPHLVANLPGGGQSQPVRALSEETVVSVLSTLHEVLGSSLEAAKTLRASQGIERLVLINKDGNRSEREVRGAGLVLQTVWGYKELRRTLEKDGWKKTDFMVNLNPPSNNTRANGGYEDSTLPLIDKGGKGDRDMIPMNDMGPDAYSTLDQRGRRNTLDNTLEPADKDAVQGGMYGERQASLPLMDSYDG, from the exons ATGGAGCCTGGTCAGGTGGTGCAGGAGACATACACGGTGGAGGAAGATCCCCAGGAGGCGCCACCTGTTGTCTCTGTGGAGACCGGTGAAGATGGGACCACAAGGCGCACAGAAACCACG GTAAAGAAAGTAGTAAAGACTACCACCACTCGCACAGTCATCCCCTCTGTGTCAGACACACTTTCTCTGGATGGTGGGGGTTCAGTGACAGGCATGGGGGGCTACCCTGCACCAATGGTCTACAGACAGGGACCCAGCGTTGGCGTGCCCATGGACTACCCCACTCACACTGTGCCCCGCAACTACCAATACGGACCACCGGTGGCTTACGACGACTACCGAACTGGGCCCCCATCTGAGACCTACACAAGCCTGAGCAGAGGAGCTCGCATGGATGATCGCTACAG ACCGGTCCATCAAGACGGTTACAGAACTCTGGATCCAAGCTACAGGGCCCCCAGCAGGAACCAGCTGGACCCCTATGCTGCTCAGCCACAG GTTGGGCGTATGGGAAGTGCCATGGAGCTGTCCTCCATGACAAGGTTCATCCCAGAGCCGTATGGTCTGGAGGATGACCAGCGCAGCATGGGCTATGATGAGCCCGACTATGGCATGGGACACCCAATGCACTACAGCACCATGCCTCACAACCACAATGCATTCCCCCATGGGCCCCCACGCAGGACTGG GAGTTACGAGGGCACCTTGGATGGCGACATGAGCGGCCCAGGGGACATGTACTTTTGGGGAGGAGCGCCGTTGGCCCAGGGGGAAAGAGGTAGCATGGCTTCATTGGACAGCACTTTAAGGAAAGGTCCCGGTCCTGGCCCCAGTGGCTGGCGTCAACCAGAGCTGCCTGAGGTCATTGCCATGCTGAACTACAGGCTGGACCCGGTCAGGAGCAACGCAGCTGCATTCCTGCAGCATCTCACTTATAAGAATGATAAA GTGAAGTGTGATGTGCGTCGACTGAAAGGCATCCCAGCGCTGGTCTGTATGCTTGACAACCCAAACAAAGAG GTTCACTATGCAGCCTGTGGAGCCTTAAAGAACATCTCGTATGGCAAAGATCAAGACAACAAGATCGCCATCAAGAACTGTGACGGAGTGCCTGCTCTGGTCCGGCTGCTGAGGAAGACCCGTGACCAGGACCTCACTGACACCATCACAG GGACGCTGTGGAACCTGTCGTCTCACGACTCTGTGAAAATGGAGATTGTGGACCATGCACTGCACGCCCTCTCTGACGAGGTGATGGTGCCTCATTCAGGCTGGGAGCGAGGGACCAacggagcaggaggagaggagaactgCAAGCCCAGACATCTTGAGTGGGAGACCTCCCTCACCAACACAGCAGGCTGTCTAAG AAATGTGAGTTCAGAGCGAAGTGAGGCGAGGAGAAAGCTGAGGGAGTGTACAGGATTGGTTGATTCGCTCATGTACATCGTCCAATCCCAGATTGACTTTAAAGAAGTCGACAATAAG TTGATAGAGAACAGCGTGTGTCTGCTGAGGAACTTGTCCTATCAGGTGCATCGTGAAATCCCCGGCTGTGAACGCTACCAGGAGGCCGCGCCCCTCAACcaaggccccgccccctccagcCAGAAGGGTGGCTGCTTCAGCTCCCGCAAGAGCAAAG ATGAGTGGTTTTCCAAAG GTAGAAAAGATGAAGATGCAGCTGCAGACATAATAGACATTCCAAAGAGGACCACACCAGCTAAAG GCTATGAGCTGCTGTACCAGCCGGAGGTGGTCCGCATCTACACCTCTCTGCTGAAGGAGTCCAAGAACCCCACCGTGCTGGAAGCCTCGGCTGGAGCCGTTCAGAACCTGTGTGCCGGACGCTGGACT TATGGGCGATACATTCGTGCCTTGCTGCGCCAGGAGAAGGGTCTGCCCATGATGACTGAGCTGCTGGCCCACGGCAACGACCGTGTGGTCCGCGCCATGTCTGGAGCCCTCCGTAACATGGCCATTGACGCACGCAACAGAGATCTACTAG GTAAACATGCGGTCCCTCACCTGGTGGCCAACCTGCCTGGCGGCGGTCAGAGTCAGCCAGTGCGAGCGCTGTCAGAAGAGACGGTGGTGTCGGTACTGAGCACGCTCCATGAGGTGCTGGGCTCCAGCCTGGAAGCAGCCAAGACCCTCAGGGCCTCACAGGGAATTGAGAGACTGGTGCTCATTAACAAGGACGG TAATCGTTCTGAGCGGGAGGTGCGTGGAGCAGGCCTGGTGCTGCAGACGGTGTGGGGCTACAAGGAGCTGCGGCGCACTTTGGAGAAGGACGGCTGGAAGAAGACAGACTTCATGGTCAACTTAAACCCTCCCAGCAACAACACCAGAGCAAACGGAGGATATGAGGACAGCACTCTGCCGCTCATAGACAAAG GTGGCAAAGGGGACCGGGATATGATCCCAATGAATGACATGGGACCAG ATGCCTACTCCACACTGGACCAAAGGGGGAGACGGAACACTTTGGATAACACACTCGAACCTGCTGACAAAGATGCAGTACAG ggAGGGATGTATGGGGAGAGACAGGCCTCTTTGCCTCTAATGGATTCTTACGATGGTTAG
- the ctnnd1 gene encoding catenin delta-1 isoform X2 codes for MEQCASTASLLASVREQERQFEMLSRALEEERRSCAGTLPRPLPNMQNGRIPCDADIERLTLNEGYINGTHHFRMEPGQVVQETYTVEEDPQEAPPVVSVETGEDGTTRRTETTVKKVVKTTTTRTVIPSVSDTLSLDGGGSVTGMGGYPAPMVYRQGPSVGVPMDYPTHTVPRNYQYGPPVAYDDYRTGPPSETYTSLSRGARMDDRYRPVHQDGYRTLDPSYRAPSRNQLDPYAAQPQVGRMGSAMELSSMTRFIPEPYGLEDDQRSMGYDEPDYGMGHPMHYSTMPHNHNAFPHGPPRRTGSYEGTLDGDMSGPGDMYFWGGAPLAQGERGSMASLDSTLRKGPGPGPSGWRQPELPEVIAMLNYRLDPVRSNAAAFLQHLTYKNDKVKCDVRRLKGIPALVCMLDNPNKEVHYAACGALKNISYGKDQDNKIAIKNCDGVPALVRLLRKTRDQDLTDTITGTLWNLSSHDSVKMEIVDHALHALSDEVMVPHSGWERGTNGAGGEENCKPRHLEWETSLTNTAGCLRNVSSERSEARRKLRECTGLVDSLMYIVQSQIDFKEVDNKLIENSVCLLRNLSYQVHREIPGCERYQEAAPLNQGPAPSSQKGGCFSSRKSKGRKDEDAAADIIDIPKRTTPAKGYELLYQPEVVRIYTSLLKESKNPTVLEASAGAVQNLCAGRWTYGRYIRALLRQEKGLPMMTELLAHGNDRVVRAMSGALRNMAIDARNRDLLGKHAVPHLVANLPGGGQSQPVRALSEETVVSVLSTLHEVLGSSLEAAKTLRASQGIERLVLINKDGNRSEREVRGAGLVLQTVWGYKELRRTLEKDGWKKTDFMVNLNPPSNNTRANGGYEDSTLPLIDKGGKGDRDMIPMNDMGPDAYSTLDQRGRRNTLDNTLEPADKDAVQGGMYGERQASLPLMDSYDG; via the exons ATGGAGCAGTGTGCGAGTACGGCCTCCCTGCTGGCCTCGGTGCGGGAGCAGGAGAGGCAGTTTGAGATGCTGAGCcgagctctggaggaggagcggagGTCGTGTGCCGGCAccctgccccgccccctccccaaCATGCAG AACGGACGCATTCCTTGTGATGCAGACATAGAGAGGCTGACACTGAACGAGGGTTACATCAACGGGACACATCAT ttcagGATGGAGCCTGGTCAGGTGGTGCAGGAGACATACACGGTGGAGGAAGATCCCCAGGAGGCGCCACCTGTTGTCTCTGTGGAGACCGGTGAAGATGGGACCACAAGGCGCACAGAAACCACG GTAAAGAAAGTAGTAAAGACTACCACCACTCGCACAGTCATCCCCTCTGTGTCAGACACACTTTCTCTGGATGGTGGGGGTTCAGTGACAGGCATGGGGGGCTACCCTGCACCAATGGTCTACAGACAGGGACCCAGCGTTGGCGTGCCCATGGACTACCCCACTCACACTGTGCCCCGCAACTACCAATACGGACCACCGGTGGCTTACGACGACTACCGAACTGGGCCCCCATCTGAGACCTACACAAGCCTGAGCAGAGGAGCTCGCATGGATGATCGCTACAG ACCGGTCCATCAAGACGGTTACAGAACTCTGGATCCAAGCTACAGGGCCCCCAGCAGGAACCAGCTGGACCCCTATGCTGCTCAGCCACAG GTTGGGCGTATGGGAAGTGCCATGGAGCTGTCCTCCATGACAAGGTTCATCCCAGAGCCGTATGGTCTGGAGGATGACCAGCGCAGCATGGGCTATGATGAGCCCGACTATGGCATGGGACACCCAATGCACTACAGCACCATGCCTCACAACCACAATGCATTCCCCCATGGGCCCCCACGCAGGACTGG GAGTTACGAGGGCACCTTGGATGGCGACATGAGCGGCCCAGGGGACATGTACTTTTGGGGAGGAGCGCCGTTGGCCCAGGGGGAAAGAGGTAGCATGGCTTCATTGGACAGCACTTTAAGGAAAGGTCCCGGTCCTGGCCCCAGTGGCTGGCGTCAACCAGAGCTGCCTGAGGTCATTGCCATGCTGAACTACAGGCTGGACCCGGTCAGGAGCAACGCAGCTGCATTCCTGCAGCATCTCACTTATAAGAATGATAAA GTGAAGTGTGATGTGCGTCGACTGAAAGGCATCCCAGCGCTGGTCTGTATGCTTGACAACCCAAACAAAGAG GTTCACTATGCAGCCTGTGGAGCCTTAAAGAACATCTCGTATGGCAAAGATCAAGACAACAAGATCGCCATCAAGAACTGTGACGGAGTGCCTGCTCTGGTCCGGCTGCTGAGGAAGACCCGTGACCAGGACCTCACTGACACCATCACAG GGACGCTGTGGAACCTGTCGTCTCACGACTCTGTGAAAATGGAGATTGTGGACCATGCACTGCACGCCCTCTCTGACGAGGTGATGGTGCCTCATTCAGGCTGGGAGCGAGGGACCAacggagcaggaggagaggagaactgCAAGCCCAGACATCTTGAGTGGGAGACCTCCCTCACCAACACAGCAGGCTGTCTAAG AAATGTGAGTTCAGAGCGAAGTGAGGCGAGGAGAAAGCTGAGGGAGTGTACAGGATTGGTTGATTCGCTCATGTACATCGTCCAATCCCAGATTGACTTTAAAGAAGTCGACAATAAG TTGATAGAGAACAGCGTGTGTCTGCTGAGGAACTTGTCCTATCAGGTGCATCGTGAAATCCCCGGCTGTGAACGCTACCAGGAGGCCGCGCCCCTCAACcaaggccccgccccctccagcCAGAAGGGTGGCTGCTTCAGCTCCCGCAAGAGCAAAG GTAGAAAAGATGAAGATGCAGCTGCAGACATAATAGACATTCCAAAGAGGACCACACCAGCTAAAG GCTATGAGCTGCTGTACCAGCCGGAGGTGGTCCGCATCTACACCTCTCTGCTGAAGGAGTCCAAGAACCCCACCGTGCTGGAAGCCTCGGCTGGAGCCGTTCAGAACCTGTGTGCCGGACGCTGGACT TATGGGCGATACATTCGTGCCTTGCTGCGCCAGGAGAAGGGTCTGCCCATGATGACTGAGCTGCTGGCCCACGGCAACGACCGTGTGGTCCGCGCCATGTCTGGAGCCCTCCGTAACATGGCCATTGACGCACGCAACAGAGATCTACTAG GTAAACATGCGGTCCCTCACCTGGTGGCCAACCTGCCTGGCGGCGGTCAGAGTCAGCCAGTGCGAGCGCTGTCAGAAGAGACGGTGGTGTCGGTACTGAGCACGCTCCATGAGGTGCTGGGCTCCAGCCTGGAAGCAGCCAAGACCCTCAGGGCCTCACAGGGAATTGAGAGACTGGTGCTCATTAACAAGGACGG TAATCGTTCTGAGCGGGAGGTGCGTGGAGCAGGCCTGGTGCTGCAGACGGTGTGGGGCTACAAGGAGCTGCGGCGCACTTTGGAGAAGGACGGCTGGAAGAAGACAGACTTCATGGTCAACTTAAACCCTCCCAGCAACAACACCAGAGCAAACGGAGGATATGAGGACAGCACTCTGCCGCTCATAGACAAAG GTGGCAAAGGGGACCGGGATATGATCCCAATGAATGACATGGGACCAG ATGCCTACTCCACACTGGACCAAAGGGGGAGACGGAACACTTTGGATAACACACTCGAACCTGCTGACAAAGATGCAGTACAG ggAGGGATGTATGGGGAGAGACAGGCCTCTTTGCCTCTAATGGATTCTTACGATGGTTAG
- the ctnnd1 gene encoding catenin delta-1 isoform X7 has protein sequence MEPGQVVQETYTVEEDPQEAPPVVSVETGEDGTTRRTETTVKKVVKTTTTRTVIPSVSDTLSLDGGGSVTGMGGYPAPMVYRQGPSVGVPMDYPTHTVPRNYQYGPPVAYDDYRTGPPSETYTSLSRGARMDDRYRPVHQDGYRTLDPSYRAPSRNQLDPYAAQPQVGRMGSAMELSSMTRFIPEPYGLEDDQRSMGYDEPDYGMGHPMHYSTMPHNHNAFPHGPPRRTGSYEGTLDGDMSGPGDMYFWGGAPLAQGERGSMASLDSTLRKGPGPGPSGWRQPELPEVIAMLNYRLDPVRSNAAAFLQHLTYKNDKVKCDVRRLKGIPALVCMLDNPNKEVHYAACGALKNISYGKDQDNKIAIKNCDGVPALVRLLRKTRDQDLTDTITGTLWNLSSHDSVKMEIVDHALHALSDEVMVPHSGWERGTNGAGGEENCKPRHLEWETSLTNTAGCLRNVSSERSEARRKLRECTGLVDSLMYIVQSQIDFKEVDNKLIENSVCLLRNLSYQVHREIPGCERYQEAAPLNQGPAPSSQKGGCFSSRKSKGRKDEDAAADIIDIPKRTTPAKGYELLYQPEVVRIYTSLLKESKNPTVLEASAGAVQNLCAGRWTYGRYIRALLRQEKGLPMMTELLAHGNDRVVRAMSGALRNMAIDARNRDLLGKHAVPHLVANLPGGGQSQPVRALSEETVVSVLSTLHEVLGSSLEAAKTLRASQGIERLVLINKDGNRSEREVRGAGLVLQTVWGYKELRRTLEKDGWKKTDFMVNLNPPSNNTRANGGYEDSTLPLIDKGGKGDRDMIPMNDMGPDAYSTLDQRGRRNTLDNTLEPADKDAVQGGMYGERQASLPLMDSYDG, from the exons ATGGAGCCTGGTCAGGTGGTGCAGGAGACATACACGGTGGAGGAAGATCCCCAGGAGGCGCCACCTGTTGTCTCTGTGGAGACCGGTGAAGATGGGACCACAAGGCGCACAGAAACCACG GTAAAGAAAGTAGTAAAGACTACCACCACTCGCACAGTCATCCCCTCTGTGTCAGACACACTTTCTCTGGATGGTGGGGGTTCAGTGACAGGCATGGGGGGCTACCCTGCACCAATGGTCTACAGACAGGGACCCAGCGTTGGCGTGCCCATGGACTACCCCACTCACACTGTGCCCCGCAACTACCAATACGGACCACCGGTGGCTTACGACGACTACCGAACTGGGCCCCCATCTGAGACCTACACAAGCCTGAGCAGAGGAGCTCGCATGGATGATCGCTACAG ACCGGTCCATCAAGACGGTTACAGAACTCTGGATCCAAGCTACAGGGCCCCCAGCAGGAACCAGCTGGACCCCTATGCTGCTCAGCCACAG GTTGGGCGTATGGGAAGTGCCATGGAGCTGTCCTCCATGACAAGGTTCATCCCAGAGCCGTATGGTCTGGAGGATGACCAGCGCAGCATGGGCTATGATGAGCCCGACTATGGCATGGGACACCCAATGCACTACAGCACCATGCCTCACAACCACAATGCATTCCCCCATGGGCCCCCACGCAGGACTGG GAGTTACGAGGGCACCTTGGATGGCGACATGAGCGGCCCAGGGGACATGTACTTTTGGGGAGGAGCGCCGTTGGCCCAGGGGGAAAGAGGTAGCATGGCTTCATTGGACAGCACTTTAAGGAAAGGTCCCGGTCCTGGCCCCAGTGGCTGGCGTCAACCAGAGCTGCCTGAGGTCATTGCCATGCTGAACTACAGGCTGGACCCGGTCAGGAGCAACGCAGCTGCATTCCTGCAGCATCTCACTTATAAGAATGATAAA GTGAAGTGTGATGTGCGTCGACTGAAAGGCATCCCAGCGCTGGTCTGTATGCTTGACAACCCAAACAAAGAG GTTCACTATGCAGCCTGTGGAGCCTTAAAGAACATCTCGTATGGCAAAGATCAAGACAACAAGATCGCCATCAAGAACTGTGACGGAGTGCCTGCTCTGGTCCGGCTGCTGAGGAAGACCCGTGACCAGGACCTCACTGACACCATCACAG GGACGCTGTGGAACCTGTCGTCTCACGACTCTGTGAAAATGGAGATTGTGGACCATGCACTGCACGCCCTCTCTGACGAGGTGATGGTGCCTCATTCAGGCTGGGAGCGAGGGACCAacggagcaggaggagaggagaactgCAAGCCCAGACATCTTGAGTGGGAGACCTCCCTCACCAACACAGCAGGCTGTCTAAG AAATGTGAGTTCAGAGCGAAGTGAGGCGAGGAGAAAGCTGAGGGAGTGTACAGGATTGGTTGATTCGCTCATGTACATCGTCCAATCCCAGATTGACTTTAAAGAAGTCGACAATAAG TTGATAGAGAACAGCGTGTGTCTGCTGAGGAACTTGTCCTATCAGGTGCATCGTGAAATCCCCGGCTGTGAACGCTACCAGGAGGCCGCGCCCCTCAACcaaggccccgccccctccagcCAGAAGGGTGGCTGCTTCAGCTCCCGCAAGAGCAAAG GTAGAAAAGATGAAGATGCAGCTGCAGACATAATAGACATTCCAAAGAGGACCACACCAGCTAAAG GCTATGAGCTGCTGTACCAGCCGGAGGTGGTCCGCATCTACACCTCTCTGCTGAAGGAGTCCAAGAACCCCACCGTGCTGGAAGCCTCGGCTGGAGCCGTTCAGAACCTGTGTGCCGGACGCTGGACT TATGGGCGATACATTCGTGCCTTGCTGCGCCAGGAGAAGGGTCTGCCCATGATGACTGAGCTGCTGGCCCACGGCAACGACCGTGTGGTCCGCGCCATGTCTGGAGCCCTCCGTAACATGGCCATTGACGCACGCAACAGAGATCTACTAG GTAAACATGCGGTCCCTCACCTGGTGGCCAACCTGCCTGGCGGCGGTCAGAGTCAGCCAGTGCGAGCGCTGTCAGAAGAGACGGTGGTGTCGGTACTGAGCACGCTCCATGAGGTGCTGGGCTCCAGCCTGGAAGCAGCCAAGACCCTCAGGGCCTCACAGGGAATTGAGAGACTGGTGCTCATTAACAAGGACGG TAATCGTTCTGAGCGGGAGGTGCGTGGAGCAGGCCTGGTGCTGCAGACGGTGTGGGGCTACAAGGAGCTGCGGCGCACTTTGGAGAAGGACGGCTGGAAGAAGACAGACTTCATGGTCAACTTAAACCCTCCCAGCAACAACACCAGAGCAAACGGAGGATATGAGGACAGCACTCTGCCGCTCATAGACAAAG GTGGCAAAGGGGACCGGGATATGATCCCAATGAATGACATGGGACCAG ATGCCTACTCCACACTGGACCAAAGGGGGAGACGGAACACTTTGGATAACACACTCGAACCTGCTGACAAAGATGCAGTACAG ggAGGGATGTATGGGGAGAGACAGGCCTCTTTGCCTCTAATGGATTCTTACGATGGTTAG
- the ctnnd1 gene encoding catenin delta-1 isoform X5, protein MWTRILQDTSQSQNGRIPCDADIERLTLNEGYINGTHHFRMEPGQVVQETYTVEEDPQEAPPVVSVETGEDGTTRRTETTVKKVVKTTTTRTVIPSVSDTLSLDGGGSVTGMGGYPAPMVYRQGPSVGVPMDYPTHTVPRNYQYGPPVAYDDYRTGPPSETYTSLSRGARMDDRYRPVHQDGYRTLDPSYRAPSRNQLDPYAAQPQVGRMGSAMELSSMTRFIPEPYGLEDDQRSMGYDEPDYGMGHPMHYSTMPHNHNAFPHGPPRRTGSYEGTLDGDMSGPGDMYFWGGAPLAQGERGSMASLDSTLRKGPGPGPSGWRQPELPEVIAMLNYRLDPVRSNAAAFLQHLTYKNDKVKCDVRRLKGIPALVCMLDNPNKEVHYAACGALKNISYGKDQDNKIAIKNCDGVPALVRLLRKTRDQDLTDTITGTLWNLSSHDSVKMEIVDHALHALSDEVMVPHSGWERGTNGAGGEENCKPRHLEWETSLTNTAGCLRNVSSERSEARRKLRECTGLVDSLMYIVQSQIDFKEVDNKLIENSVCLLRNLSYQVHREIPGCERYQEAAPLNQGPAPSSQKGGCFSSRKSKDEWFSKGRKDEDAAADIIDIPKRTTPAKGYELLYQPEVVRIYTSLLKESKNPTVLEASAGAVQNLCAGRWTYGRYIRALLRQEKGLPMMTELLAHGNDRVVRAMSGALRNMAIDARNRDLLGKHAVPHLVANLPGGGQSQPVRALSEETVVSVLSTLHEVLGSSLEAAKTLRASQGIERLVLINKDGNRSEREVRGAGLVLQTVWGYKELRRTLEKDGWKKTDFMVNLNPPSNNTRANGGYEDSTLPLIDKGGKGDRDMIPMNDMGPDAYSTLDQRGRRNTLDNTLEPADKDAVQGGMYGERQASLPLMDSYDG, encoded by the exons ATGTGGACACGCATTCTACAGGACACATCCCAATCTCAG AACGGACGCATTCCTTGTGATGCAGACATAGAGAGGCTGACACTGAACGAGGGTTACATCAACGGGACACATCAT ttcagGATGGAGCCTGGTCAGGTGGTGCAGGAGACATACACGGTGGAGGAAGATCCCCAGGAGGCGCCACCTGTTGTCTCTGTGGAGACCGGTGAAGATGGGACCACAAGGCGCACAGAAACCACG GTAAAGAAAGTAGTAAAGACTACCACCACTCGCACAGTCATCCCCTCTGTGTCAGACACACTTTCTCTGGATGGTGGGGGTTCAGTGACAGGCATGGGGGGCTACCCTGCACCAATGGTCTACAGACAGGGACCCAGCGTTGGCGTGCCCATGGACTACCCCACTCACACTGTGCCCCGCAACTACCAATACGGACCACCGGTGGCTTACGACGACTACCGAACTGGGCCCCCATCTGAGACCTACACAAGCCTGAGCAGAGGAGCTCGCATGGATGATCGCTACAG ACCGGTCCATCAAGACGGTTACAGAACTCTGGATCCAAGCTACAGGGCCCCCAGCAGGAACCAGCTGGACCCCTATGCTGCTCAGCCACAG GTTGGGCGTATGGGAAGTGCCATGGAGCTGTCCTCCATGACAAGGTTCATCCCAGAGCCGTATGGTCTGGAGGATGACCAGCGCAGCATGGGCTATGATGAGCCCGACTATGGCATGGGACACCCAATGCACTACAGCACCATGCCTCACAACCACAATGCATTCCCCCATGGGCCCCCACGCAGGACTGG GAGTTACGAGGGCACCTTGGATGGCGACATGAGCGGCCCAGGGGACATGTACTTTTGGGGAGGAGCGCCGTTGGCCCAGGGGGAAAGAGGTAGCATGGCTTCATTGGACAGCACTTTAAGGAAAGGTCCCGGTCCTGGCCCCAGTGGCTGGCGTCAACCAGAGCTGCCTGAGGTCATTGCCATGCTGAACTACAGGCTGGACCCGGTCAGGAGCAACGCAGCTGCATTCCTGCAGCATCTCACTTATAAGAATGATAAA GTGAAGTGTGATGTGCGTCGACTGAAAGGCATCCCAGCGCTGGTCTGTATGCTTGACAACCCAAACAAAGAG GTTCACTATGCAGCCTGTGGAGCCTTAAAGAACATCTCGTATGGCAAAGATCAAGACAACAAGATCGCCATCAAGAACTGTGACGGAGTGCCTGCTCTGGTCCGGCTGCTGAGGAAGACCCGTGACCAGGACCTCACTGACACCATCACAG GGACGCTGTGGAACCTGTCGTCTCACGACTCTGTGAAAATGGAGATTGTGGACCATGCACTGCACGCCCTCTCTGACGAGGTGATGGTGCCTCATTCAGGCTGGGAGCGAGGGACCAacggagcaggaggagaggagaactgCAAGCCCAGACATCTTGAGTGGGAGACCTCCCTCACCAACACAGCAGGCTGTCTAAG AAATGTGAGTTCAGAGCGAAGTGAGGCGAGGAGAAAGCTGAGGGAGTGTACAGGATTGGTTGATTCGCTCATGTACATCGTCCAATCCCAGATTGACTTTAAAGAAGTCGACAATAAG TTGATAGAGAACAGCGTGTGTCTGCTGAGGAACTTGTCCTATCAGGTGCATCGTGAAATCCCCGGCTGTGAACGCTACCAGGAGGCCGCGCCCCTCAACcaaggccccgccccctccagcCAGAAGGGTGGCTGCTTCAGCTCCCGCAAGAGCAAAG ATGAGTGGTTTTCCAAAG GTAGAAAAGATGAAGATGCAGCTGCAGACATAATAGACATTCCAAAGAGGACCACACCAGCTAAAG GCTATGAGCTGCTGTACCAGCCGGAGGTGGTCCGCATCTACACCTCTCTGCTGAAGGAGTCCAAGAACCCCACCGTGCTGGAAGCCTCGGCTGGAGCCGTTCAGAACCTGTGTGCCGGACGCTGGACT TATGGGCGATACATTCGTGCCTTGCTGCGCCAGGAGAAGGGTCTGCCCATGATGACTGAGCTGCTGGCCCACGGCAACGACCGTGTGGTCCGCGCCATGTCTGGAGCCCTCCGTAACATGGCCATTGACGCACGCAACAGAGATCTACTAG GTAAACATGCGGTCCCTCACCTGGTGGCCAACCTGCCTGGCGGCGGTCAGAGTCAGCCAGTGCGAGCGCTGTCAGAAGAGACGGTGGTGTCGGTACTGAGCACGCTCCATGAGGTGCTGGGCTCCAGCCTGGAAGCAGCCAAGACCCTCAGGGCCTCACAGGGAATTGAGAGACTGGTGCTCATTAACAAGGACGG TAATCGTTCTGAGCGGGAGGTGCGTGGAGCAGGCCTGGTGCTGCAGACGGTGTGGGGCTACAAGGAGCTGCGGCGCACTTTGGAGAAGGACGGCTGGAAGAAGACAGACTTCATGGTCAACTTAAACCCTCCCAGCAACAACACCAGAGCAAACGGAGGATATGAGGACAGCACTCTGCCGCTCATAGACAAAG GTGGCAAAGGGGACCGGGATATGATCCCAATGAATGACATGGGACCAG ATGCCTACTCCACACTGGACCAAAGGGGGAGACGGAACACTTTGGATAACACACTCGAACCTGCTGACAAAGATGCAGTACAG ggAGGGATGTATGGGGAGAGACAGGCCTCTTTGCCTCTAATGGATTCTTACGATGGTTAG